The Prevotella melaninogenica ATCC 25845 genome includes a window with the following:
- a CDS encoding 4-hydroxy-3-methylbut-2-enyl diphosphate reductase gives MLQIEIDNGSGFCFGVTTAIKKAEEELAKGTKLYCLGDIVHNSMEVERLTKKGLITINHEQMRELHNVKVLLRAHGEPPETYELARRNNIEIIDATCPVVLALQRRIKTQYEKGRQPSYMISSKGGAAVDEPSSLKPVTNEAVETSISSVSLPPAVGEGQELSASSSIVIFGKNGHAEVLGLVGQTHSQAIVIEKFEDVKALDFNNDIYLYSQTTKSLDEFHKIIEYIQSHISPKAKFQSFDTICRQVANRMPNISTFAARHDLILFVAGRKSSNGKVLFHECLSVNPNSHQVESADEIDMSWFDGVETVGICGATSTPKWLMEECRDEILRRTK, from the coding sequence ATGCTTCAAATAGAGATAGATAACGGTAGTGGTTTTTGCTTCGGTGTGACCACTGCCATTAAGAAAGCCGAAGAAGAATTGGCAAAGGGTACAAAGCTCTATTGCTTAGGTGATATCGTACATAACAGTATGGAGGTGGAACGCCTCACAAAGAAAGGACTCATCACGATTAATCATGAGCAGATGCGCGAGCTTCATAACGTGAAGGTTTTGCTGCGTGCACATGGCGAACCACCTGAGACTTACGAACTTGCAAGACGTAATAACATTGAGATTATCGATGCTACTTGCCCTGTGGTTCTTGCCCTTCAGCGTCGTATTAAGACACAGTATGAGAAAGGTCGTCAACCTTCTTATATGATATCTTCAAAGGGCGGAGCTGCTGTTGATGAACCTTCAAGCCTCAAGCCAGTAACGAATGAAGCGGTGGAAACCTCTATTTCCTCTGTTTCTCTTCCTCCTGCAGTAGGCGAGGGACAAGAACTTAGTGCCTCCTCTTCCATTGTTATCTTTGGAAAGAATGGTCATGCTGAGGTGCTTGGACTTGTTGGTCAGACCCATAGTCAGGCGATTGTGATAGAGAAGTTTGAAGATGTTAAGGCGTTAGACTTTAATAATGACATCTATCTCTACTCACAGACGACAAAGAGTTTGGATGAGTTTCATAAGATTATAGAATACATTCAAAGTCATATCTCACCCAAAGCAAAGTTCCAAAGCTTTGATACCATCTGCCGACAGGTTGCTAATCGTATGCCAAACATTTCTACCTTTGCTGCTCGTCACGACTTGATTCTCTTTGTAGCAGGCCGTAAGAGTTCAAATGGTAAGGTTCTTTTCCACGAATGTTTGAGTGTAAACCCAAACTCCCATCAAGTTGAGAGTGCAGACGAAATTGACATGAGTTGGTTTGATGGAGTCGAGACAGTAGGAATCTGTGGGGCTACGAGTACGCCAAAATGGCTGATGGAAGAATGCCGTGATGAGATACTCAGGCGTACGAAATAA
- a CDS encoding MFS transporter, which yields MKEQKSFLVPMAFLGLMFFTCGFALGINSLLVPVLKVSLSVSSMEAYMLIGATFLPFLIFGYPAGMLISKIGYKRTMAIAFGMFAVGFGVFIFSADAKSFPLFLAASFFCGTANTFLQAAINPYVTILGPTESAAKRISIMGMINKLAWPVSPLFIALFAGASGSVAIDDLGKPFAVIICLFVALGVVALLSPLPEVKAAGEDSSETDEVDQEVSAYANSKKSVFQFPHLVLGAIAIFFYVGAETIVLGTLIDYANELGLAHPENYSWITPISISIGYIAGIILIPKYLSQTRALQICSFVALLGTTLVVLLPGVYSIYSVGVMALGCSLMWPAFWPLALMDLGKFTKKGSSLLTMGLIGGAAITVLFGLLKDVSDARYAYGLCFVCFGYILFYAFKGYKLR from the coding sequence ATGAAAGAACAAAAGAGTTTCCTTGTCCCTATGGCATTCTTAGGGCTTATGTTTTTCACTTGTGGATTTGCCTTGGGTATAAATTCATTGTTGGTTCCAGTATTGAAGGTGTCGTTAAGTGTTTCTTCAATGGAAGCATATATGCTCATTGGTGCAACATTCTTGCCTTTCCTTATCTTTGGCTATCCTGCGGGAATGTTAATTAGCAAGATAGGATATAAGCGTACGATGGCTATTGCGTTCGGAATGTTTGCTGTAGGTTTTGGAGTGTTTATCTTCTCGGCAGATGCAAAGAGTTTTCCTTTGTTTCTTGCAGCTTCCTTTTTCTGTGGAACGGCTAACACCTTCTTACAGGCAGCTATAAATCCTTATGTGACAATATTGGGACCAACGGAGAGTGCTGCAAAGCGTATCTCTATTATGGGTATGATCAACAAGTTAGCTTGGCCAGTGTCACCCCTCTTTATTGCTCTTTTCGCAGGTGCTTCAGGTAGTGTTGCTATAGATGATTTAGGTAAACCTTTTGCTGTGATTATTTGTCTGTTCGTTGCTTTAGGTGTAGTGGCTCTTTTGTCACCATTGCCAGAGGTGAAGGCAGCAGGTGAGGATAGCAGTGAGACTGATGAGGTTGACCAAGAAGTATCTGCTTATGCAAACAGTAAGAAGTCTGTTTTCCAGTTCCCACACTTGGTTCTGGGTGCTATTGCCATCTTCTTTTATGTTGGTGCAGAGACTATCGTGTTGGGAACGCTCATTGACTATGCGAATGAGTTAGGACTTGCTCATCCAGAAAACTATTCTTGGATAACTCCGATTAGTATTAGTATTGGATATATTGCAGGAATCATTCTGATTCCTAAGTATCTTTCTCAGACACGTGCTTTGCAGATTTGTTCATTCGTAGCCTTGTTGGGAACGACTCTTGTTGTTCTTCTTCCTGGAGTTTACAGTATATATAGTGTCGGTGTCATGGCTTTAGGATGTTCACTGATGTGGCCAGCGTTTTGGCCTTTGGCATTGATGGATTTGGGTAAGTTTACCAAGAAGGGTTCATCACTCTTGACGATGGGACTTATCGGTGGAGCAGCAATTACAGTACTGTTTGGTCTTTTAAAGGATGTTTCAGATGCTCGATATGCCTATGGTCTTTGCTTTGTATGCTTTGGTTATATCTTGTTCTATGCGTTCAAGGGCTATAAGTTACGTTAA
- a CDS encoding SusC/RagA family TonB-linked outer membrane protein, protein MRKEMQKSNLVLRIWAVLALMLMLSIGSTVSAQTQDVDKMVVTLSMKQTDMKTFLDEVSKQTGLQFDVTPELLSQAEKVNIDAQAQPVRAVLGQVFNKTGFSYSIDGNSVKLVRKPTQEKRKGVYGQVTDKDGLPLPGVTIRMKGFNGGYITNLDGQYEINTDLPEVTLTFNYIGYKPLEKKVKNGTAGNFTMQEDVGELGEVVVTGFATKNRNSFTGSQVSIKKDELLSVGTKNVLTSLANFVPGLSVLEDNLGGSDPNKIADINIRGRATFSGQANLPVFVVDGSQVKVDYVNDMDMNDIESITVLKDASASALYGAKASAGVIVITTKALKGGKLRFNYNGTLRLSTPDLSDYKLLSASQKLEYERLAGLYTATNLADQYALQNKYAYYYNQIQDGVTTDWIKKPLRNALSSQHSVSIDGGDEHARYNLGVRYGDEEGVMKGSSRERLSTNFKLSYNLSGKFFISNTATISSVKSTQSPYGDFSEWVKQNPYEYPYDEYGALKPKLNYDLSNPLYEASLGSFNRGNTLDVLNTTTLQLWLGEKFRIDGDFSIQKTKYEGRNFVSPFSADQIKNVADVSRRGSLTETFTSTTTYQGKLMVSYNNYIFSKLFLTTMAGATIESNSVDGSRYGSVGYYSDNVAHPLLAGNYPTGKPGGVDNKYNGAGFFVNLNTIWDNRYFLDVIYRYEGSSKFGKNSRFAPFWSVGTGWNIHNEKFLKGSPFQLLKLRASLGYLGNISFEPYQALTMYTSLAGLNYIKGIGAVPMGIGNKNLKWERTLSANLGLDLTMFKGRWDFSADVYVKNTDNLLLDITKAPSLGITTSRENVGEVENHGFEFQTRVIPIKNKDWEWSLSLNYAYNKNKIKKISNALREQNEKNQAKGGVTPLPIYEEGQSLTALKVVSSAGIDPITGNEVFIKRDGSLTFVYDPNDKVVYGDTTPFGMGSIGSYLTYKQFSMGMSMRYSFGGAVYNQTLASKVEGADPRYNADERVFSSRWKEVGQQAKYKRISDSSVPMQTSRFVETNNYITLSSLSLAYEVPLTFIKRYGLKRLHLEMLANDLFYLSSVKRERGLSYPYERSVEFSVRLGF, encoded by the coding sequence ATGAGAAAAGAAATGCAAAAAAGTAATCTCGTATTACGAATTTGGGCAGTACTGGCTCTGATGTTAATGCTTAGTATAGGGTCAACCGTATCGGCACAAACACAAGATGTCGATAAGATGGTGGTGACGCTGTCTATGAAGCAAACAGACATGAAGACCTTCTTAGATGAAGTGTCAAAGCAAACAGGATTACAATTTGATGTGACTCCCGAACTACTATCTCAAGCGGAGAAAGTTAACATTGACGCACAAGCGCAGCCTGTTCGTGCCGTGTTAGGACAAGTCTTTAATAAGACTGGTTTTAGCTATAGTATTGATGGCAACAGCGTGAAACTTGTTCGTAAACCAACACAAGAGAAACGGAAGGGAGTATATGGACAGGTAACCGATAAAGACGGTTTGCCTCTGCCTGGTGTAACTATTCGAATGAAAGGCTTTAATGGCGGTTATATTACGAATTTAGATGGTCAGTATGAGATTAATACCGACTTGCCAGAGGTTACGCTCACCTTTAATTATATAGGATATAAGCCTTTAGAAAAAAAGGTAAAGAATGGTACGGCTGGTAACTTCACGATGCAGGAAGACGTTGGTGAGTTGGGTGAAGTTGTCGTAACAGGTTTTGCAACAAAGAATAGAAACAGTTTTACAGGTTCGCAAGTATCTATAAAGAAAGACGAATTATTGTCTGTTGGTACAAAAAATGTACTTACGAGTTTGGCTAACTTTGTGCCAGGTCTTAGCGTGTTAGAAGATAACCTTGGCGGATCTGACCCAAATAAGATTGCTGATATCAATATTCGTGGACGCGCTACCTTCTCAGGTCAAGCTAACTTGCCAGTATTCGTTGTTGACGGTTCGCAGGTAAAGGTAGACTATGTCAATGATATGGATATGAACGATATCGAGTCAATCACTGTACTCAAAGATGCATCGGCATCAGCACTCTATGGTGCGAAGGCTTCTGCAGGTGTTATCGTCATCACAACGAAGGCACTCAAGGGTGGTAAGTTGAGATTTAATTATAACGGAACATTACGTTTGTCAACTCCAGATTTGAGCGATTACAAATTGCTTTCAGCATCACAAAAGCTTGAGTACGAGCGCTTGGCAGGTCTTTACACAGCGACCAACTTAGCGGACCAATATGCGCTGCAAAACAAGTATGCATACTATTACAACCAGATTCAAGACGGTGTAACAACCGATTGGATTAAGAAGCCATTGCGTAATGCGCTTTCTTCACAGCATAGTGTAAGTATCGACGGAGGTGATGAGCACGCACGATATAACTTAGGTGTGCGTTATGGAGATGAGGAAGGTGTAATGAAGGGTTCGAGTCGTGAGCGTTTGTCAACAAACTTCAAGCTCTCATATAACCTTTCTGGTAAGTTCTTTATCAGTAATACGGCTACTATCTCATCTGTAAAATCAACTCAGTCGCCATATGGTGACTTCTCTGAGTGGGTGAAGCAGAACCCATATGAATATCCATATGATGAGTATGGCGCATTGAAACCAAAGTTGAATTATGACCTCTCTAACCCTTTGTATGAGGCATCGTTAGGTAGTTTCAACAGAGGAAATACGCTTGACGTATTAAACACAACAACACTTCAGTTATGGTTGGGTGAGAAGTTCAGAATTGATGGAGACTTCTCAATACAAAAGACGAAATATGAAGGACGTAACTTTGTGTCACCATTCTCGGCAGATCAGATTAAGAACGTAGCCGATGTGTCACGCAGAGGAAGCCTGACAGAGACTTTCACCAGTACAACTACTTATCAGGGTAAGTTGATGGTGTCATACAATAACTATATATTTAGTAAGCTGTTCCTTACCACGATGGCAGGTGCAACGATTGAGTCAAACTCTGTCGATGGTAGTAGGTATGGTTCTGTAGGTTATTATTCAGACAATGTAGCCCACCCATTGTTGGCAGGAAACTATCCAACAGGTAAACCAGGTGGTGTAGACAATAAGTATAATGGTGCAGGTTTCTTCGTAAACCTTAACACAATATGGGATAACCGTTACTTCTTAGATGTAATTTATCGTTATGAAGGTTCGTCTAAGTTTGGTAAGAACTCCCGTTTTGCACCTTTCTGGAGTGTGGGAACAGGATGGAATATTCATAATGAGAAGTTCCTTAAAGGTTCACCTTTCCAGTTGTTAAAGCTTCGTGCAAGTTTGGGTTATCTTGGAAACATCTCGTTTGAACCCTATCAGGCGTTGACAATGTATACCAGTTTGGCAGGTCTTAACTATATAAAAGGTATTGGTGCTGTACCAATGGGTATTGGAAACAAGAACCTTAAGTGGGAGAGAACACTCAGTGCCAACCTCGGTCTTGACCTCACAATGTTCAAGGGACGCTGGGACTTCTCGGCAGATGTTTATGTAAAGAATACAGACAACTTGTTGCTTGACATTACTAAGGCTCCGTCATTGGGTATTACCACGTCACGTGAGAATGTCGGAGAGGTAGAGAATCATGGATTCGAGTTCCAGACACGTGTTATTCCTATTAAGAATAAGGATTGGGAGTGGTCGTTGAGCCTTAACTATGCCTACAACAAGAATAAGATTAAGAAGATTAGTAATGCTCTTCGCGAACAAAACGAGAAGAACCAGGCAAAGGGTGGTGTGACACCGTTGCCTATCTATGAGGAAGGTCAGTCGTTGACAGCATTGAAGGTAGTTTCTTCAGCTGGTATCGACCCTATTACGGGTAATGAGGTATTTATTAAGCGTGACGGCAGCCTTACGTTCGTTTACGATCCTAATGACAAGGTCGTATATGGCGATACCACACCATTCGGTATGGGTTCAATAGGTTCTTACCTTACCTATAAGCAGTTCTCAATGGGTATGTCTATGCGTTATTCTTTCGGTGGAGCTGTCTATAACCAGACGTTAGCAAGTAAGGTGGAGGGTGCTGACCCACGCTATAATGCTGACGAACGCGTATTTAGCAGCAGATGGAAGGAAGTTGGTCAGCAAGCAAAGTACAAGCGAATTAGCGATTCAAGCGTACCTATGCAGACATCACGATTTGTTGAGACAAATAATTATATCACGCTGAGCAGTCTCTCGTTAGCATACGAAGTGCCATTGACATTCATTAAGCGATATGGCTTGAAGCGTTTACACTTGGAGATGTTGGCTAATGACCTCTTCTATCTCTCATCTGTAAAACGTGAGCGCGGATTAAGTTATCCTTATGAGCGAAGTGTAGAGTTCTCAGTAAGACTTGGATTTTAA
- a CDS encoding RagB/SusD family nutrient uptake outer membrane protein, whose translation MKRISYYTKLLVGAVMMLSVVSCNDFINVQPAGQVDEEEQFSSIRGFRNAMYGAYGSMATSDLYGGNLGFGFVDQLGQIFGYDNSSETSYFVGQYDYMRSDVRSIVDAIWTKQYQAIAYVNNIIDQTENAKFEHAELPLMRGECYGLRAFMHFDLVRLFAEDYGQSNASTRGIPYSTSFDLNNKKLLTLHKTYEAILSDLDKAEELLKNDNVVNVETTASSDYLKGRAVFFNKYAVAATKARVYYAMGDEANAAKYAKQVIDATNNFSLKKYSSLSDVKRFPAAGELIFGLYNNTLSSTISTLFLSQTARGTFTEGRRDLENLYETSAFSATSTDLRYTGYYRQNTTPDGLKTYSFVRFLESDAQVNSNPLQGLTLIRLPEMYYILSECTYDSNKTEAVRLLNEVRKSRGLEDVDSAKVATREAFNKEMLRERMREMPGEGQTFYALKHYNKAFTDFRGITTRQPSNSIFVLPWPETEKEFGGQ comes from the coding sequence ATGAAGAGAATATCATATTATACAAAACTATTGGTAGGTGCTGTCATGATGCTATCTGTGGTATCGTGTAACGACTTTATAAATGTTCAACCAGCAGGACAAGTTGATGAGGAAGAGCAGTTCTCATCTATCCGTGGTTTCCGTAATGCAATGTATGGTGCTTATGGTAGTATGGCAACATCAGACTTATATGGTGGCAACTTAGGCTTTGGTTTCGTAGACCAGTTAGGACAAATCTTTGGTTACGATAACTCATCAGAGACAAGCTACTTCGTAGGACAATACGATTATATGCGTAGTGATGTACGCTCAATCGTTGATGCTATTTGGACAAAGCAATATCAAGCAATAGCATACGTCAATAATATAATTGATCAAACAGAGAATGCTAAGTTTGAGCATGCGGAGCTACCTTTGATGCGTGGTGAGTGCTATGGCTTACGTGCCTTTATGCACTTCGACCTCGTTCGTCTTTTTGCTGAAGACTATGGTCAAAGCAATGCGTCAACACGTGGTATACCATACTCAACGTCTTTCGACCTCAATAATAAGAAGTTATTGACTTTGCATAAAACGTACGAGGCAATATTGTCGGATTTGGATAAAGCTGAAGAACTTTTGAAGAACGATAATGTAGTAAACGTTGAGACCACAGCTTCCAGTGACTATTTGAAAGGACGTGCTGTGTTCTTTAATAAGTATGCTGTGGCTGCTACAAAGGCAAGAGTTTACTATGCTATGGGTGACGAGGCGAATGCGGCTAAGTATGCTAAGCAGGTAATCGATGCAACCAATAACTTCTCATTGAAGAAGTATAGCTCATTGAGTGATGTAAAGCGTTTCCCTGCAGCAGGAGAATTGATCTTCGGCTTGTATAACAATACGCTTTCAAGCACTATCTCTACACTTTTCTTATCACAGACAGCACGTGGTACATTCACTGAAGGACGTAGAGATCTGGAGAATCTGTATGAAACATCAGCTTTCTCGGCTACAAGTACAGACTTGCGTTACACAGGCTATTACAGACAGAATACTACACCAGATGGTTTGAAGACCTATTCTTTTGTAAGATTCTTAGAAAGTGATGCACAGGTGAATAGCAATCCTTTACAGGGCTTGACACTAATCCGTTTGCCAGAGATGTATTATATCTTAAGTGAATGTACATACGATAGTAATAAGACAGAGGCTGTTAGATTACTCAATGAAGTAAGAAAAAGTCGTGGATTAGAGGATGTTGATAGCGCAAAGGTAGCAACACGCGAGGCTTTCAATAAGGAGATGTTGCGTGAGCGTATGCGTGAGATGCCTGGAGAAGGACAAACGTTCTATGCGTTAAAGCACTATAACAAAGCATTTACTGACTTTAGAGGTATTACCACACGTCAGCCATCTAATTCCATCTTCGTCTTGCCTTGGCCAGAAACGGAGAAAGAGTTCGGAGGACAGTAA
- a CDS encoding DUF4843 domain-containing protein: MKKTIRNILLVCAGVTIFAACSNVDFDGEHSSDGMFEPTNQVSFYYAQPGDTVVNYSFGVKPVDTLTHVVYLPVQLVGNLSTEAQSFSVEVGKGTTAVAGKHYTLNADTLRFAPNAYRTYVPVTLIRANLSEDKDDSIRLVLNLVGKDKLGTRLTKNNTVKITFNNVLSKPDFWEVMESYWGLGAFTKNKYRKLLAYYDSNESTIRDIIEGSDVTAQGYLYQHVQEVVAYFAAHPDEL; the protein is encoded by the coding sequence ATGAAAAAAACAATAAGAAATATACTACTTGTTTGCGCTGGTGTAACCATATTTGCAGCATGCAGCAACGTCGACTTTGATGGTGAACATAGTTCTGACGGCATGTTTGAACCAACAAATCAAGTTAGCTTCTATTATGCACAACCAGGTGATACCGTTGTGAATTACTCATTCGGAGTAAAGCCTGTTGATACACTTACACACGTGGTTTATCTCCCCGTGCAGCTCGTAGGTAATCTTTCTACTGAGGCGCAGTCTTTCAGTGTAGAAGTTGGTAAGGGTACAACAGCTGTCGCTGGGAAGCATTACACACTTAATGCTGACACCTTGCGTTTCGCTCCTAATGCTTATCGTACCTATGTTCCTGTAACGTTGATACGTGCTAACTTGTCAGAAGATAAGGATGATTCAATACGATTGGTATTGAATTTAGTAGGGAAGGATAAGTTGGGAACAAGACTTACCAAGAACAATACGGTAAAAATAACCTTTAACAACGTACTCTCTAAGCCTGATTTCTGGGAAGTGATGGAGAGTTATTGGGGTTTAGGAGCCTTTACCAAAAACAAGTATCGTAAGTTACTTGCTTATTATGACAGTAATGAGTCTACTATCAGAGATATCATAGAAGGCTCTGATGTAACGGCACAAGGCTATCTGTATCAGCATGTACAAGAGGTAGTTGCTTACTTTGCAGCGCATCCAGATGAGTTGTAA
- a CDS encoding PKD-like domain-containing protein: MIKKYLYLLLALPLVALSFQSCIKDESYGPSGNSSKLSLAQDLQEKYTLNRWDTLKISPNVVQTNEQKKVDYEWEVNGKVVSTDASLKYVCKDFGSFPCRLKVSNGDNIQYYEFGLNVQYSYVDGLYILASNSGKTIVSYLPEEGSTKTFDLDVLQKNNPSIDFTGEPKGIDYALARDNKTPLLFVAVGSPSTIYEFDGNLMNMRFTTNSTGDVTYLRKSALTYPKSMLTMVNHVPNRLTLSETTPFNLGKSIKDALGSDISLADAATAWKQQDLRYVQGYVMFDNAEGRLVAQKVQATGKVPVELLKGKFTGETLVGMGPVDNERNIVLLTWNATSSKFKCYYIFPGFYPSTATKVEAAVVKDEAVVPATAGLTTQSVVRVSAEKNLVYYSAGNKLYAYNVLSGGNFPQSALTTFGDASETIADMLILEGSNKLYVATNAASGQLVGSIYCFDMNENKLLWAKKNITGRIKSITYRQ; the protein is encoded by the coding sequence ATGATAAAGAAATATTTATATCTTCTCTTGGCACTCCCATTAGTGGCATTGTCATTTCAGTCATGTATAAAAGATGAGTCTTATGGTCCTTCTGGCAATTCGTCTAAGTTGTCATTGGCACAGGACTTACAGGAGAAATATACCCTCAATAGATGGGATACATTGAAGATTTCGCCTAATGTCGTACAGACAAATGAGCAAAAGAAGGTTGACTATGAGTGGGAAGTAAATGGTAAGGTTGTATCGACCGATGCTTCTCTTAAATATGTTTGTAAGGACTTCGGCTCTTTTCCATGTCGATTAAAGGTGAGCAATGGAGATAATATTCAATATTATGAGTTTGGACTAAATGTACAATACTCTTATGTTGATGGTCTTTACATATTAGCAAGTAATAGCGGAAAGACAATTGTTTCTTATCTGCCCGAGGAAGGAAGTACAAAGACTTTTGACTTAGATGTTCTGCAAAAGAATAACCCAAGCATTGATTTCACAGGAGAACCTAAGGGAATTGATTATGCGTTAGCACGTGATAACAAGACTCCACTCTTGTTTGTTGCCGTGGGAAGTCCAAGTACTATCTATGAGTTCGACGGTAATCTGATGAATATGCGCTTCACTACTAATAGTACAGGCGATGTTACATATCTTAGAAAGAGTGCCTTGACATATCCTAAGTCAATGCTGACAATGGTAAATCATGTACCAAACCGATTGACACTCTCAGAGACAACACCCTTCAACTTAGGTAAGTCAATAAAGGATGCTTTAGGTTCTGACATATCTTTAGCTGATGCTGCTACAGCTTGGAAGCAGCAAGACCTACGTTATGTACAAGGCTACGTAATGTTTGATAATGCTGAAGGACGATTGGTCGCACAAAAGGTACAGGCTACAGGTAAGGTGCCTGTTGAGTTATTGAAAGGTAAGTTTACGGGTGAAACACTGGTTGGTATGGGACCTGTTGACAACGAGCGTAACATCGTTTTACTCACATGGAATGCTACTTCATCAAAGTTTAAGTGCTATTATATCTTCCCAGGCTTCTATCCTTCTACAGCTACTAAGGTTGAGGCAGCAGTTGTAAAAGATGAGGCTGTTGTACCAGCTACTGCGGGTTTGACCACACAATCAGTTGTACGCGTATCTGCAGAGAAGAACTTAGTTTACTATTCTGCTGGTAATAAGCTGTATGCTTACAACGTATTGTCTGGTGGTAATTTCCCACAAAGCGCATTAACAACCTTTGGAGATGCCAGTGAGACTATCGCTGATATGCTCATCTTAGAAGGAAGCAATAAGCTTTATGTAGCTACAAACGCGGCTTCAGGTCAGCTTGTGGGAAGCATTTACTGTTTTGATATGAACGAAAACAAATTGCTTTGGGCGAAAAAGAATATTACTGGACGTATCAAGAGCATTACATACAGACAATAA